The Terriglobia bacterium genome includes a window with the following:
- a CDS encoding TonB family protein, producing MGAASFPVFDHRESLRGALTASIVFHVLLTLSAVVYSLWGARLGKGWGVNINTGSAVRVNAVASLPGVPLPMPKITTPNTVAVENPGLYKPETVPKPPSSLLTGQELPKFKEAVKPPKPKVLANPRIQPKVLANPRIQPKEKIEPPPNAVPYGQGGPPTMSYSATATPSGEAGFAIGQQDFGERYGWYVQAVKNRVSSNWLLSMISPSLLSAPRVYVDFDINRDGSISNAQVKQSSGIPEVDRSALRAVLASSPLAPLPADYSGNKVSVEVYFDLKR from the coding sequence ATGGGCGCCGCATCGTTTCCAGTCTTCGATCATCGGGAGAGCCTCCGAGGGGCCCTGACGGCATCGATTGTATTTCACGTTCTGCTGACGCTTTCCGCGGTCGTGTATAGTCTCTGGGGAGCCCGGCTCGGAAAGGGCTGGGGAGTTAATATCAATACGGGCAGCGCCGTCCGTGTGAATGCCGTGGCTTCCCTGCCCGGCGTACCCCTTCCGATGCCCAAAATCACGACTCCGAACACCGTGGCGGTCGAAAACCCGGGCCTCTATAAGCCTGAGACCGTCCCCAAGCCGCCATCATCCCTGCTGACAGGGCAGGAGCTTCCTAAATTTAAAGAAGCCGTCAAACCTCCGAAGCCGAAGGTCCTTGCCAATCCGCGGATTCAACCAAAGGTCCTTGCCAATCCGCGGATTCAACCAAAGGAAAAGATTGAACCGCCTCCCAACGCCGTGCCTTATGGCCAGGGCGGGCCGCCGACCATGAGCTACAGTGCGACGGCGACTCCCTCCGGCGAAGCCGGTTTTGCGATTGGCCAGCAGGATTTCGGCGAGCGCTATGGCTGGTACGTGCAAGCGGTCAAGAACCGTGTCAGCAGTAACTGGTTGCTTTCGATGATCAGCCCCAGTCTGCTGAGCGCGCCTCGAGTTTATGTCGATTTTGACATCAATCGCGATGGCAGCATCAGCAATGCGCAAGTCAAGCAGTCAAGCGGCATCCCGGAGGTGGACCGCTCAGCCTTGCGGGCAGTCCTCGCATCCAGTCCTCTCGCCCCGCTCCCGGCCGATTATTCCGGAAATAAAGTTTCCGTGGAGGTTTACTTCGATCTGAAGCGGTAA
- the tolB gene encoding Tol-Pal system beta propeller repeat protein TolB — translation MKKRILNCVALVAIAVAVLMGRAVVVKSQNEGWFRFGINMGQAVVRIAVPDFPTRSTDPRVANLTKVFNEVLWNDLNNSGIVDVVSKSLYPIKVPQEPQDVDFNAWSNPPASAQMLAFGFTEVRNNSLVVTARLFDVHSPQNPGVLAKRYVADLNELSARDAAHRFANEIIQTLGGGIPGINLTKIAYVSNRTKHTQIWVMDYDGYNQHQVTNYPSLNLTPRWSPDNSEIAFTSYASGNPQIYLYSLLTNRRISFPTYKGLNTTPAWSPDGKKIAFCSSMGGTQEIYVSDANGMGLQRLTFSPSVNISPTWNPKTGNEIAFVSDRSGAPQIYITNSDGSNLRRLITAGGDAEAPSWSPNGLFMAFSWSVRETGHWDIYIIEIASGRIVQLTHDAGRNEHPSWAPDGRHLVFESTRTGTRQIWTMLADGSNPHQLTTQGQNWNGNWSK, via the coding sequence TTGAAAAAACGAATCCTGAATTGCGTTGCCCTGGTTGCAATCGCTGTAGCGGTCCTTATGGGTCGAGCGGTAGTGGTGAAGAGCCAGAACGAGGGTTGGTTCCGGTTCGGAATCAACATGGGACAGGCGGTCGTCCGGATTGCGGTACCCGATTTCCCTACCCGTTCGACTGACCCGCGAGTGGCTAACCTGACAAAAGTCTTCAACGAAGTGCTGTGGAACGACCTGAACAATTCAGGGATAGTAGACGTTGTCAGCAAGAGCCTTTACCCGATCAAGGTCCCACAGGAACCGCAGGATGTGGATTTCAATGCCTGGAGCAATCCGCCTGCCTCAGCCCAGATGCTGGCCTTTGGCTTCACTGAGGTCCGGAATAACAGCCTCGTCGTCACTGCCCGCCTGTTCGATGTCCACAGCCCTCAGAATCCCGGCGTGCTGGCCAAGCGTTACGTGGCGGACCTGAATGAGCTTTCCGCCCGTGACGCAGCTCATCGCTTCGCCAACGAGATTATCCAGACGCTGGGTGGCGGAATCCCCGGAATCAACCTGACGAAAATCGCCTATGTCAGCAATCGAACGAAACACACACAGATCTGGGTGATGGACTACGACGGGTACAATCAGCACCAGGTCACGAACTATCCCTCGCTCAATCTGACGCCGCGCTGGTCTCCGGACAATTCAGAAATCGCCTTTACGAGCTACGCGAGCGGCAATCCGCAAATCTACCTCTATTCGCTGCTCACCAACCGCCGAATATCCTTTCCCACCTACAAGGGACTCAATACCACGCCGGCCTGGTCTCCGGATGGAAAGAAGATCGCCTTCTGCTCGAGTATGGGCGGCACGCAGGAAATCTATGTTTCGGATGCCAACGGGATGGGCCTCCAGCGACTTACATTCTCTCCGAGCGTCAATATCTCCCCGACATGGAACCCTAAAACAGGCAATGAGATTGCATTTGTATCCGATCGCAGCGGAGCCCCGCAGATATACATCACGAACTCCGACGGATCGAATTTACGCCGGCTCATCACGGCAGGCGGCGACGCGGAAGCTCCTTCCTGGTCTCCCAACGGGCTCTTTATGGCGTTTTCCTGGAGTGTCAGGGAAACCGGGCACTGGGACATCTACATAATTGAAATCGCATCCGGACGCATCGTGCAGCTCACCCACGACGCCGGAAGAAACGAGCACCCCTCGTGGGCGCCGGACGGTCGTCACCTGGTGTTCGAATCCACCCGCACGGGAACGCGCCAGATATGGACCATGCTTGCTGACGGATCCAACCCTCATCAGTTGACAACGCAAGGGCAAAATTGGAACGGCAACTGGTCGAAGTAA